One genomic window of Salvia miltiorrhiza cultivar Shanhuang (shh) chromosome 4, IMPLAD_Smil_shh, whole genome shotgun sequence includes the following:
- the LOC131019699 gene encoding plant intracellular Ras-group-related LRR protein 3-like, producing the protein MDPNPKNFPILSYVMTKLPTFKRTSSTAASASAAADFDIENPPVLDFSPDEPHFEITERMPYLRNRKLIAAMRHTVSDVAQTRSALRILGTRPDHEAVDRARLRLAEIEANTSMSPGKKNEDYEIYKAVIDLDEMHEKYGKMLSDAERRLEKIYEAAVAGEELSEEEGGEGKELEEGELNEEVMGILKDAESGKVIQNVELSGRKLRIFPEAFWRLNSLVSLDLSNNQIEALPDSIAGLENLDTLNLSENLLELLPDTIGLLFKLRILNVSRNKLHALPDSISHCRSLEELDASFNKLTYLPTNIGFELVNLRRLSVNLNKIRSLPTSIGEMKSLQFLDLHFNELGGIPHTIGKLTNLEILNLSSNFSDLTELPETISDLISLKELDLSNNQIHALPDNFGRLINLAKLNVEHNPLTIPPREIVSGGVVAIKAYMARRWADILLEEQHKSMNQLQEQPQASLFTRSTSWLSDVVSNVSGYFVSTGKSNEDPYLNQQL; encoded by the exons ATGGATCCAAACCCTAAGAATTTCCCGATCCTCTCCTACGTCATGACCAAGCTCCCCACCTTCAAGCGCACCTCATCCACCGctgcctccgcctccgccgccgccgatttCGATATCGAGAACCCGCCGGTGCTGGACTTCTCCCCCGACGAGCCTCACTTCGAGATCACAGAGAGGATGCCGTATCTGAGGAACCGCAAGCTCATAGCCGCCATGCGCCACACCGTCAGCGACGTCGCGCAGACCCGATCCGCGCTGCGGATCCTCGGGACTCGGCCCGATCACGAGGCGGTCGACCGGGCGCGGCTGAGGCTGGCTGAGATCGAGGCGAACACTTCGATGAGTCCGGGGAAGAAGAACGAGGATTACGAGATTTATAAGGCGGTCATTGATCTGGACGAGATGCACGAAAAGTATGGGAAGATGCTCAGCGACGCGGAGCGGAGGTTGGAGAAGATTTatgaggcggcggtggcgggGGAGGAGCTAAGTGAGGAGGAAGGCGGCGAGGGGAAGGAATTGGAGGAGGGTGAATTGAATGAGGAAGTGATGGGGATTTTGAAGGATGCGGAGTCGGGGAAAGTGATTCAGAATGTTGAATTGTCAGGAAGAAAGCTGAGGATCTTCCCGGAGGCGTTTTGGAGGTTGAATTCATTGGTTTCGCTGGATTTGTCGAATAACCAGATCGAG GCACTTCCTGATTCGATTGCTGGACTGGAAAATCTTGACACTCTCAACCTTTCAGAAAACCTTTTGGAGTTGTTACCTGATACCATTGGCCTGTTGTTTAAGTTGCGAATCTTGAATGTTTCTAGAAACAAGCTGCATGCCCTGCCCGACAGCATTTCTCACTGCAG GTCGTTGGAGGAGTTGGATGCGAGTTTCAACAAACTTACGTACCTACCGACCAATATTGGTTTTGAACTTGTTAATCTCAGACGGCTCTCAGTAAACCTGAACAAGATCCGTTCTCTGCCTACATCTATTGGTGAGATGAAGTCTTTGCAGTTTCTGGACTTGCACTTCAACGAGCTTGGTGGTATTCCTCATACAATTGGGAAACTTACAAATCTTGAGATTCTGAATCTCAGTAGCAACTTCAGTGACCTGACTGAACTTCCTGAGACAATTTCTGACCTTATCAGCCTCAAGGAACTTGATCTGAGCAACAACCAGATTCATGCATTGCCCGACAACTTTGGCCGGCTCATAAATTTGGCTAAGCTTAACGTAGAGCACAACCCTCTCACGATACCTCCAAGGGAGATTGTGTCTGGAGGAGTTGTAGCTATCAAGGCTTATATGGCCAGAAGGTGGGCTGATATACTGCTGGAGGAGCAGCATAAGAGCATGAATCAACTGCAGGAGCAACCACAGGCCAGTTTATTTACTCGAAGCACCTCCTGGTTGAGTGATGTCGTTTCAAATGTTTCGGGATACTTTGTAAGCACGGGAAAATCGAACGAGGACCCTTACCTGAACCAGCAGCTGTAG